Genomic segment of Magnetococcales bacterium:
GGTTGAGACGACCGATGCCCGTGTTGGGCCAGCCCACCGAGGAAAGCGTGCCGTCCGGGTTGACCTTGACCTCCGAGCCATGACAACTGGCGCAGCCACTGACCACCACCGGCGACTTGCCGTGCAACAGGGGCGCCCCTTCCACCACCTCGGCCAGCACGTTGTCCAGGGAGCCCAGGATTTGACCGGCGGTGGCGTGGTGGCTGCGGTCAAACTCCGCCACCTCCCGCTTGTGGCATTGGGCGCAATCCTTGGGCGAAACAATGGTGGAAATGACGAAATCCTTGTGCTTGATGGCATCCGGTTCGCCGGGTTTGGCTTGATGGCATTCGTAACATCCCACGTTGGCGCGAAAATGTTTGGAGGCGCCCCACTGCTGGTAAAGGCCCGTGCTCTTTTCCCGGTGGCATGAGACGCAGGTGGCGCTCTCCTTGCTCAGGTGTTCAAAGCCGCGCAAGGGTTTGATCGGTTCCTTGTCGCCCGCCTCCTGGTCATCCTTGGCCGCGGCAGACGCCGGGGTTTCGGCCCGAGCCGGGCCACCGGCCAGCCACAACATGACCAACGGTAGACACAGCCAAAACGTCACGATTCTTTTCCAGTTCATGTCCATGGTCCTGTCGCGTTATTGCGGAAAAAGTGGTTGCGAAAAAGGTTCATACCCGGGCGGTGGTCGCCTGGGGGGCGCCCCAGGTGGTACGCCAGCGTCGTTTGACCGAGGCCAGTCCCACCAGGGCGAGCAGACCCAGGCCACCATAAAAAAGAAACACCGGCTGAAAAGCCTCGGTCCATTGGTGCAGGCCGGATGCGGCAAAAACGAAGAAGAAGCCCCCAAGCCCTCCCGCTGCCCCCACCAGACCGGTGATCACTCCCATGTGCCGGCGGAAGCGGATGGGCAGCAACTGAAACAGGGCGCCGTTGCCGGTCCCGAAGGCGGCCATCACCACGGCCACCAGCAAAACGGAAGGAAGCGCCGGTGCTGCCGCCGGCATCAGGGAAAGAAGAAGCACGCAAAGGGCGATGACCGCAAAACCTGCCTGCAACGTGCGAATGCCGCCCCAGTGATCCGCCAGCCAGCCGCCTACGGGCCGCGCCAGGGCGCTGGCCAGAATGCAGACCGTGGTCACTCCCCCGGCCAGGGTGGGCGTCAGGTGAAAGCGCTCGTGGAAATAAAGTACCAGCGACGAAGCGAGGCTGATCGTGCCACCGAAGGTGATGGCATAAAACAGGCAGAACCACCAAGTGTCGGCATAGCGCAAGATATACAGATAGTGGGACCAGGAAGGATGCTCACGGGGCGGCAGGACATCACGAGCCGTCCAGCCGAAAACCAGAGCGGAGAACAACGTCAAGCCGAGGGCCAGCCCCATCACCGCATGCCAACCATGGGACTCGGCCAGGGCGGGGGCAAGAAAGGCGGCCAGCAAGGCCCCAGTCCCGCCAAAGGCGGTCAACCCCAAGGCTTTTCCCTGGTGTTCAACGGGAAAACGGGCGCTGACCAAAGGCAGGGCGATGGCAAAGGAAACGCCAGCACTGCCCAACAAAAAGGCAGACAGCGCCAGTCCCGACCATCCCAGACTGCCGGGCCAGGCCAGCAGGGCCAAGGCCAGGATCATCACCCCATGCGCCGACAACCCCACCCGCCAGGCCCCGAACCGGTCGGTCAACATGCCCACCGGCAGGTGCAGCAGGGTACCCGCCAGGATGGGCAGACTGACCAGCAGGCCGAGATCGCCTCGAGACAGGCCAAGATCCCTGGATAAATACAGAGAAAGCGGGCCCAGCAGGATCCAGGCGAAAAAACTGATTTCGGTATAGAGCCAGGCCCCCAACAGGGTACGTTTCGTGCCGTCGGACAAAGCCGGCAAGGGAACGGTGTTGCTCAAAGGGCACTTCCTTGGCAAAGAAAAATCGATAAAATGGGTCGATATTGGATGCTGCATCCGACATGCCAGAAGAGGGTCGATTGATAACGAGTTGATCTTGATAGAAACATTCCTTGGGACTGCCTTCGCGCCGCCAGGATGTGCCTCTATTTTAATCGTTTCTCCATCCAATCTGCCTGAAAGCAGGGCATCCGCACCAGAAATGCGTGCATGGCTATTGCTTGTGGGAACAAACATGAACCTTCCTTCTTCGAACCATGAACTGAAATTGATCATCGGCCAGGCCACATCCCGCGGTCCCGACCATGAGCGCAACGAGGATTTCCACGGCGCGACCACGGGAGAAGGTCGGGAACGGGGTATCGTGGTTTGCGTGGCGGATGGCATCGGTGGTTCCGCCGACGGTCGGCTGGCATCGGAAGTGACGGTACGGGCCATGCTGGAAGATTGCGTCGCCACCCCCCTGGGCTGGAAAGGGGTGCGGGTCCTCTATACGGTGGCCAACAGCCTCAACGACTGGCTGTTCCGGGAAGGACGTTGGCGGAAAGGCGGGTTGGGCACCACTCTGGTAGCCGCCCTGTTCCGCGACCGGGGATTGTCGATCCTGTCCGTCGGCGACAGCCGTCTCTATCGCTGGCGGGAGGGACGATTGACGCTGCTCACCCGTGATCACCTTTTCGGCGGCCCGGACCTGGCGGTCTTGACCAAGGCGGTGGGATTGGACGACCGTTTCACCCCCGACCTGCGGGAAGAGGTGTTGCGGGAACAGGACCGCTATTTGTTGGTCAGCGACGGGGTATGGCGGGCGGTGCGGGAACATGTCTTGCGTCGCTGGCTGGAACCGGCCCTCGATCCCCAGGAAACAGCCCAGGGATTGGTGGAAGAGGCGCGCCGTCATGGCCGGGACGATGCCACCGCCGTAGTGGTGGCGGTGGTTTCCCTGCCTGAGGCCAACCTGCCCGAACTGCTGCGAGAATGGCGTGACCGCGCCATCCAGCCGCCCCCGGCGGTGGGCGATCGGGTGGACGGTTACCACATCCTCCGCATTCTGGCCAAGGGGATGCAAGGCGTGGTGGTCCTGGCCCGTGACGAGGAAGGCGGACAGGATGTGGTGATGAAGTTTCCCGACCTGTTGGCCGCCAGCGATCCCGCCTGGATGGAACAGTTCGCCCGGGAAGAGTGGATCGGTCTGCGGGTGCGACATCCCCAGGTATTGGCGGCCCAGCCCCCCGCCGACACCCGGCGCAAAGCCGCCTACCATGTCTGGCAATCACTGACCGGGCAGACCTTGGAACAGGTGCGCCAACAGAGGGGCAAACGGGGCATATCCGCCACCGAGGCAACCCTCTGGCTGTGCCAGACCGCCAAGGGATTGCTCGCGCTTCATCGGCAGGGCATCATCCACCGGGATGTCAAACCCGACAACCTTTTCCTGACCACGGATCAACGGGTGGTGGTGATGGATTTCGGTGCCGCCCGCATCACCGGTCTCTCCCCCCTGATGCCAGAACCGGCGGGACAGCGGGTGGCAGGCGGCACGCCCGGTTTCATGGCGCCCGAACTCTACCAGGGCGAACCAGGAGATGCGGGCAGCGATCTTTTCGCCCTGGGGGTGACCGGCTATCTGCTGCTTGCCGGCAGCCTGCCCT
This window contains:
- a CDS encoding NarK/NasA family nitrate transporter — encoded protein: MSNTVPLPALSDGTKRTLLGAWLYTEISFFAWILLGPLSLYLSRDLGLSRGDLGLLVSLPILAGTLLHLPVGMLTDRFGAWRVGLSAHGVMILALALLAWPGSLGWSGLALSAFLLGSAGVSFAIALPLVSARFPVEHQGKALGLTAFGGTGALLAAFLAPALAESHGWHAVMGLALGLTLFSALVFGWTARDVLPPREHPSWSHYLYILRYADTWWFCLFYAITFGGTISLASSLVLYFHERFHLTPTLAGGVTTVCILASALARPVGGWLADHWGGIRTLQAGFAVIALCVLLLSLMPAAAPALPSVLLVAVVMAAFGTGNGALFQLLPIRFRRHMGVITGLVGAAGGLGGFFFVFAASGLHQWTEAFQPVFLFYGGLGLLALVGLASVKRRWRTTWGAPQATTARV
- a CDS encoding bifunctional protein-serine/threonine kinase/phosphatase, which gives rise to MNLPSSNHELKLIIGQATSRGPDHERNEDFHGATTGEGRERGIVVCVADGIGGSADGRLASEVTVRAMLEDCVATPLGWKGVRVLYTVANSLNDWLFREGRWRKGGLGTTLVAALFRDRGLSILSVGDSRLYRWREGRLTLLTRDHLFGGPDLAVLTKAVGLDDRFTPDLREEVLREQDRYLLVSDGVWRAVREHVLRRWLEPALDPQETAQGLVEEARRHGRDDATAVVVAVVSLPEANLPELLREWRDRAIQPPPAVGDRVDGYHILRILAKGMQGVVVLARDEEGGQDVVMKFPDLLAASDPAWMEQFAREEWIGLRVRHPQVLAAQPPADTRRKAAYHVWQSLTGQTLEQVRQQRGKRGISATEATLWLCQTAKGLLALHRQGIIHRDVKPDNLFLTTDQRVVVMDFGAARITGLSPLMPEPAGQRVAGGTPGFMAPELYQGEPGDAGSDLFALGVTGYLLLAGSLPFGQPESHLVPDFQKKIPLAILRPDLPPSLTSIIERCLALDARNRPGDLGEFLSWMEQPELWSTPPARLPLLHRNPLRFYQTGFWIFLLTTVLLTLWRLRG